From Centropristis striata isolate RG_2023a ecotype Rhode Island chromosome 16, C.striata_1.0, whole genome shotgun sequence, a single genomic window includes:
- the LOC131988098 gene encoding dr1-associated corepressor isoform X1, with product MPGQKRRYNVRFPPSRIKKIMQKDAEVGRMAMAVPVIISQALEMFLKSLLTKICLITQSELSTVVSVAHMKQCIESEKLFHFLRDLADRATSTAGQKDNRGMLSMWPLYRTKRREISVKKSSEVVEKAPRRSLDSLDNDSCSSESELYICL from the exons ATGCCAGGACAGAAGAGAAGATATAATGTACGGTTCCCTCCC AGCCGCATCAAAAAGATCATGCAGAAAGACGCGGAGGTGGGGAGGATGGCAATGGCGGTCCCTGTGATCATCT CTCAAGCGCTGGAAATGTTCCTGAAGTCTCTGCTGACCAAAATCTGTCTGATAACTCAGTCAGAGCTCAGCACCGTTGTGTCTGTTGCTCACAT GAAGCAGTGTATAGAGTCGGAGAAGCTTTTCCACTTCCTCAGGGACTTGGCGGATCGGGCCACGTCTACGGCAGGCCAGAAGGACAACAGAGGCATGTTGAGTATGTGGCCGTTGTACAG GACCAAACGGCGTGAaatttctgttaaaaaatcgTCTGAAGTGGTAGAAAAGGCACCAAGACGGAGCCTCGACTCACTGGACAACGACTCCTGCTCCAGT gAGTCGGAGCTCTACATCTGCCTTTGA
- the ahsa1b gene encoding activator of 90 kDa heat shock protein ATPase homolog 1b: MAKWGEGDPRWIVEERADATNVNNWHWTERDATNWSSDKLKALILGLSVQNDEGSCEVTEVSKLEGEASINNRKGKLIFFYEWSLKATWTGESKAGVKYKGTLEVPNLSDENDMEDLDISVSLNKDEPETPLTNLMKTKGADKVREALGSYVGFLKTEFTQGMILPTANGVAKLQSTSQSKAKLNKTQISSSGSTAAPINTGVKIPTCKFSMKEKFLTSPADLYRVFLHQEMVQAFTHAPAMVDGERGGKFRLLDGNVFGEFTELVPDEKIVMKWRYNNWPSEHYATISMTFLDRSSETELKVECRGVPDNEEERTKEGWKRYYFEAIKQTFGYGARLF; the protein is encoded by the exons ATGGCCAAATGGGGAGAAGGAGACCCTCGTTGGATCGTAGAGGAGAGAGCCGACGCGACTAATGTCAACAACTGGCACTG GACTGAACGAGATGCAACAAACTGGTCGTCAGACAAATTGAAAGCGTTGATCCTCGGGCTGAGCGTGCAGAATGATGAGGGCAGTTGTGAGGTGACAGAAGTCAGCAAGCTGGAAGGAGAGGCCTCGATTAACAACCGCAAAGGGaaacttattttcttttatgaatGGAGCCTGAAAGCTACCTGGACTG GCGAGTCAAAAGCAGGAGTCAAATATAAAGGAACACTTGAAGTTCCAAACCTTTCTGACGAGAACGACATGGAGGATCTTGAT ATTTCTGTATCGTTGAATAAAGATGAACCTGAAACACCACTGACCAACCTGATGAAAACAAAAGGAGCTGACAAAGTCCGCGAGGCCCTTGGAAGCTACGTTGGGTTCTTAAAAACAG AGTTCACACAGGGAATGATCCTGCCGACAGCCAATGGTGTGGCCAAGCTGCAGTCCACATCGCAGTCCAAAGCCAAGCTGAATAAAACTCAG ATTTCCTCCTCAGGCAGCACAGCTGCTCCAATCAACACTGGCGTCAAGATCCCTACCTGTAAATTCAGCATGAAGGAGAAGTTCCTCACCTCCCCAGCTGATCTCTACAGGGTCTTCCTCCACCAGGAG ATGGTGCAGGCGTTCACACATGCTCCAGCGATGGTGGATGGAGAGAGGGGCGGAAAGTTCCGCCTGCTAGACGGGAATGTTTTTGGCGAATTCACAGAGCTG GTACCTGATGAGAAAATAGTTATGAAGTGGCGGTATAACAACTGGCCCAGTG AGCATTACGCGACGATCTCGATGACTTTCTTGGACCGGAGCAGCGAGACAGAGCTGAAGGTGGAGTGTCGAGGCGTCCCCGACAACGAGGAGGAGCGGACGAAAGAGGGCTGGAAGAGATACTACTTCGAAgctattaaacagacttttggCTACGGAGCGCGACTCTTCTGA
- the LOC131988098 gene encoding dr1-associated corepressor isoform X2, whose translation MPGQKRRYNSRIKKIMQKDAEVGRMAMAVPVIISQALEMFLKSLLTKICLITQSELSTVVSVAHMKQCIESEKLFHFLRDLADRATSTAGQKDNRGMLSMWPLYRTKRREISVKKSSEVVEKAPRRSLDSLDNDSCSSESELYICL comes from the exons ATGCCAGGACAGAAGAGAAGATATAAT AGCCGCATCAAAAAGATCATGCAGAAAGACGCGGAGGTGGGGAGGATGGCAATGGCGGTCCCTGTGATCATCT CTCAAGCGCTGGAAATGTTCCTGAAGTCTCTGCTGACCAAAATCTGTCTGATAACTCAGTCAGAGCTCAGCACCGTTGTGTCTGTTGCTCACAT GAAGCAGTGTATAGAGTCGGAGAAGCTTTTCCACTTCCTCAGGGACTTGGCGGATCGGGCCACGTCTACGGCAGGCCAGAAGGACAACAGAGGCATGTTGAGTATGTGGCCGTTGTACAG GACCAAACGGCGTGAaatttctgttaaaaaatcgTCTGAAGTGGTAGAAAAGGCACCAAGACGGAGCCTCGACTCACTGGACAACGACTCCTGCTCCAGT gAGTCGGAGCTCTACATCTGCCTTTGA